The DNA segment GCGGCGTATCTGAAATCGATGGACCTACCCGCTGGCAGCAGTATTGGGCTAATTTCGAAAAATTGTGCTCACTGGGTGATGGCAGACTGGGCAATCTGGATGTCGGGCTATGTGTCTGTGCCCATTTACCCGACCCTGAACGCGACCACGGTTGCCTACATTCTTGAACACTCCGAGTGCAAGGCTCTGTTTGTTGGCAAGCTGGACGATTGGGACATGATGAAACCCGGTGTGCCAGAGACCATGCACTGCATTTCGTTTCCTTCCAGCCCGCCCACAGACTTTGTGACCTGGAACGACATTATTCGCGACACGGCGCCACTGGAAGGCGAGGTGAAGCGCGAGGCCGGTGAGTTGGCCACGTTGGTGTACACGTCTGGCAGCACCGGTCAGCCCAAAGGCGTTATGTTGAGCTTTGCTAACCTGGCATTTGCTGCTGAAGGTGCCACTCAAACTCTGGGGCTTTCACCCAACGAGCGTATGCTGTCTTATTTGCCGCTGGCACACGTGTTTGAGCGCGCTTTTGTGGAGTTTGGCTCGCTGTATAACGGCTTTCAATTGTTCTTTGCGGAATCGCTGGATACGTTCGTGGCCGATGTGCAACGTGCGCAGCCTACGCTGTTCTTGTCTGTGCCCAGGCTGTGGGTGAAGTTCCAGCACGGCGTACTGCAGAAAATGCCGCAGAAAAAGCTCAACGTGTTGTTGAAAATCCCAATCGTTAGCGGTGTCATCAAGAAAAAAATTCTCAACGGCCTGGGGCTTGGCAAGGTGAAATTGGCGGGCAGTGGGTCTGCGCCGCTTTCTAATGATGTGCTGAGCTGGTATCGCAGCCTTGGGTTGGAATTGCTGGAAGGTTATGGCATGTCCGAGAACGTGGCCTATTCCCACATGAACAAACGGGGCCGCTCGCGCATCGGTTATGTTGGCGAGGCCTTGCCCGGTGTGGAAGTGCGCATCAGTGACAACGGTGAAGTTTTGATAAAAAGCCCGGCGACTATGATGGGCTACTTCAAGGATGAAGAACGCACCCGCGAAACCATGAGCGAAGACGGCTTTTTGAAAACCGGTGATAAAGGCGAACTGGACGAGATGGGGCGCCTGAAACTAACTGGCCGTACCAAAGAGATGTTCAAAACCAGTAAAGGCAAGTACATTGCTCCGGCGGCTTTGGAAAACCGACTGATGGCAAATCAAAGTATTGAGATGGTTTGTGTTTCCGGCGCCAATCAGACCAACCCGTTTGCACTGGTGCTGCTCAATGAAAATTTGCGGCCGCAGATGGCAGATCCAGTGGTGCGCAAAACCGTTGAGGCAGAGCTGAACGCCCTGCGCGATGAGGTGAATCGTGCGGTAGACCCGCATGAAAAACTGGCGTTCATTGCGGTGGTTACGGATGAGTGGTCAATCGAAAACAGTTTTCTGACGCCTACTCTCAAGCTTAAACGTAACGTGGTTGAAGCGGCTTACGAAAGTGAGGTTGAAGGCTGGTATGCCGAGCGTAAGTCGGTGGTTTGGCACTAAACACCCGTGACTCGGTGAAAAGCCCGGCAATGACCGGGCTTTTCTATAAAAAAACCAAAGTTTATTTGTGGGTATGCCGTTATAGGGGTGTCCCTGTTTTTTTTCAGGACTATGTTGTCAGGAGCATGGCATGTCGCGCCTCGCGCAGTTTCAAAAGCGTATCAACCAGCAGATTCCATTAACCACGGCCTTGGGCCTTAAATTGCTGGAATGGGACGGCACGGCATTGTTGTTGAGCGCTCCGCTTGCACCCAACAGTAATCACCAGGGCACGGGCTTTGGTGGCAGCCTCTACAGCGTTGGCGTATCGGCCGCCTGGAGTGTTGCTGAGTTGGCGCTGGCTGATCTTCAGTTGAAAGGCACGGTTGTGGTGCAAACGGGCACGATTGAATACAAGTCGCCGGTGGATGGGGATTTCTTTAGTGTGTGCCGTTTACCCGACGGCGAGATGCCAGACCACTTTCGGAAAAGTCTGGCTCGCCATGGCCGTGCGCGGTTGGAGTTAACGGCCGAGATTTTTTGCGGCGTACCCACGATGCAACCGCAGCAAGAGCCGGCGGCTGTTTTCAGGGGGCGCTTTGTGGTCTCTGACGTGCGCTCGCGATCTCGTTAACGCGCTGAAAACCTTTTCGCGTAGAAAGGGCGTCAGTTCATGGCTCGCGAGTTGGAAATGGAGCGGCTCATCAGAATGATGGGGATAATGCCGGCCACCACGATAATCAGCGCCGGCAATGCGCTGTGGAACAGTTTTTCGTCAGATGCAAACTGGTACACGTAAGTGGCCAGGGTTTCAAAGTTGAACGGCCGCAGAATCAGCGTGGCTGGCAACTCCTTCATACAGTCTACAAATACCACCAGC comes from the Marinobacter psychrophilus genome and includes:
- a CDS encoding AMP-binding protein; protein product: MITTNKLPLDLIYHWESTIGDSLYLTQPIGNGQVDEFTWRRAADEARRMAAYLKSMDLPAGSSIGLISKNCAHWVMADWAIWMSGYVSVPIYPTLNATTVAYILEHSECKALFVGKLDDWDMMKPGVPETMHCISFPSSPPTDFVTWNDIIRDTAPLEGEVKREAGELATLVYTSGSTGQPKGVMLSFANLAFAAEGATQTLGLSPNERMLSYLPLAHVFERAFVEFGSLYNGFQLFFAESLDTFVADVQRAQPTLFLSVPRLWVKFQHGVLQKMPQKKLNVLLKIPIVSGVIKKKILNGLGLGKVKLAGSGSAPLSNDVLSWYRSLGLELLEGYGMSENVAYSHMNKRGRSRIGYVGEALPGVEVRISDNGEVLIKSPATMMGYFKDEERTRETMSEDGFLKTGDKGELDEMGRLKLTGRTKEMFKTSKGKYIAPAALENRLMANQSIEMVCVSGANQTNPFALVLLNENLRPQMADPVVRKTVEAELNALRDEVNRAVDPHEKLAFIAVVTDEWSIENSFLTPTLKLKRNVVEAAYESEVEGWYAERKSVVWH
- a CDS encoding thioesterase domain-containing protein, producing MSRLAQFQKRINQQIPLTTALGLKLLEWDGTALLLSAPLAPNSNHQGTGFGGSLYSVGVSAAWSVAELALADLQLKGTVVVQTGTIEYKSPVDGDFFSVCRLPDGEMPDHFRKSLARHGRARLELTAEIFCGVPTMQPQQEPAAVFRGRFVVSDVRSRSR